A single Cucumis melo cultivar AY chromosome 4, USDA_Cmelo_AY_1.0, whole genome shotgun sequence DNA region contains:
- the LOC103500360 gene encoding eukaryotic initiation factor 4A-3, whose protein sequence is MAAAATTSVVPPNRRRISAPEDKLEFETTEGVEPILTFDQMGIKDDLLRGIYAYGFEKPSAIQQRAVRPIIEGRDVIAQAQSGTGKTSMIALTVCQMVDTTSREVQALILSPTRELATQTEKVILAIGDYINIQAHACIGGKSVGEDIRKLEFGVQVVSGTPGRVCDMIKRRTLRTRAIKLLVLDESDEMLSRGFKDQIYDVYRYLPPELQVVLISATLPHEILEMTNKFMTDPVRILVKRDELTLEGIKQFFVAVEREEWKFDTLCDLYDTLTITQAVIFCNTKRKVEWLTEKMRSNNFTVSHMHGDMPQKERDAIMGEFRSGTTRVLITTDVWARGLDVQQVSLVINYDLPNNRELYIHRIGRSGRFGRKGVAINFVKSDDIKILRDIEQYYSTQIDEMPMNVADLI, encoded by the exons ATGGCGGCTGCAGCTACAACGAGCGTTGTGCCACCGAATCGGCGTCGGATTAGCGCGCCGGAAGACAAACTGGAATTCGAGACGACGGAGGGGGTTGAGCCGATCTTGACTTTCGATCAGATGGGCATTAAAGATGACCTTCTTCGTGGAATATATGCATACGGTTTTGAAAAGCCATCTGCCATTCAGCAGAGAGCTGTGAGGCCGATTATTGAGGGTCGAGATGTTATTGCGCAGGCTCAATCTGGGACTGGGAAGACTTCCATGATTGCCCTCACCGTTTGCCAGATGGTTGATACCACAAGTAGAGA GGTGCAGGCCTTGATCTTGTCCCCTACGAGAGAATTGGCTACTCAGACAGAGAAGGTTATATTGGCAATTGGCGACTACATTAATATACAAGCGCACGCATGTATTGGTGGCAAAAGTGTGGGTGAAGATATCAGAAAGCTTGAGTTTGGAGTTCAGGTTGTGTCGGGAACTCCTGGAAGAGTCTGTGACATGATCAAGAGAAGGACATTGCGTACCAGAGCCATTAAGTTATTAGTTCTG GACGAGTCTGATGAAATGCTGAGCAGGGGGTTTAAAGACCAAATTTATGATGTATATCGTTATCTTCCACCAGAACTTCAG gttGTCTTGATTTCTGCTACCCTTCCTCATGAAATCCTGGAGATGACAAACAAGTTTATGACAGATCCTGTGAGGATTCTTGTCAAGCGTGATGAGTTAACTTTGGAG GGTATTAAGCAATTCTTTGTCGCGGTTGAAAGGGAAGAATGGAAGTTTGATACCTTATGTGATCTTTATGATACCTTGACTATCACTCAAGCTGTCATTTTCTGTAACACTAAGCGGAAG GTTGAATGGTTGACTGAGAAGATGCGAAGTAATAACTTCACTGTATCACATATGCATGGGGACATGCCTCAAAAGGAAAGAGATGCAATCATGGGGGAGTTCCGATCAGGAACTACCCGCGTTCTAATTACTACTGATGTTTGGGCACGAGGGCTTGATGTTCAGCAG GTATCACTTGTGATAAATTATGACCTTCCAAACAATCGAGAACTTTACATTCACAGGATAGGAAGGTCGGGTCGGTTTGGGCGCAAG GGTGTTGCTATTAACTTTGTGAAAAGCGATGACATCAAGATCCTGAGAGATATTGAGCAATACTACAGTACCCAGATTGACGAGATGCCCATGAATGTTGCTGATTTGATTTAA
- the LOC103500361 gene encoding MAP3K epsilon protein kinase 1-like isoform X2 has translation MAPEVIEMSGVCAASDIWSVGCTVIELLTCVPPYYDLQPMPALFRIVQDKHPPIPDSLSPDITDFLRQCFKKDARQRPDAKTLLSHPWIQNCRRALHSSLRHSGTLRNVQQDGSIEAEISTGDNQNSCESPSAEKNEVADSDFKADSRKELSSDVATDASKSQKHFASGPNFVEEGESLEEDTLLDQVPTLSIHENSSLLTGSGRLATSGPTEFHESHGRAHDEVIMNGEVPLTELRKDASRKQGEQETSTTSGRRSFGFEPESQDNSFQKVSKMSIALGGDELSKFSDTPGDASLDDLFQPLDKHSGDQATGASTSLSILQSNMGNVPVNDVGKNDLATKLRATIAQKQMENEMGQASGGGDLLRLVMGVLKDDDIDIDGLVFDEKLPGETLFPLQAVEFGRLVGSLRPDEPEDVIVSTCQKLIAIFHQRPEQKIVYVTQHGLLPLTELLEVPKTRIICSVLQLINQIVKDNVDFQENACLVGMIPLVMGFAVPDRPREVRMEAAYFFQQLCQSSSLTLQMFVACRGIPVLVSFLEADYAKYRDMVHLAIDGMWQIFKLQRSTLRNGFCRIAAKSGILLRLINTLYSLNEATRLASITVGAGYPVDGLTQRPRSGQLDPSHPIFSQYEASFPMPDQPDLLKVRHGIVDHHSSTGPPEPSRASTSHSQRSDTNQSDYRHFPTETDRPDRPQSSNATNEALGSKPSELASLDKVLHLASKEPSGSASKDHENADRWRTDRMANSNRTSTDRPPKFVEPASNGFSTTLAATQQEQVRPLLSLLDKEPPSRHFSGQLEYMRQLSGLERHETIMPLLHASNEKKINGEPDFLMAEFAEVSQRGKDNGNLDPASKVSLKTAAKKVGPLISNEGAASTSGIASQTASGVLSGSGVLNARPGSATSSGLLSHMVSTLNADVAREYLAKVADLLLEFAQADTTVKSYMCSQSLLNRLFQMFNRVEPSILLKILKCINHLSTDPNCLENLQRADAIKYLIPNLELKEGSLVSQIHTEVLSALFNLCKINKRRQEYAAENGIIPHLMHFIISDSPLKQYALPLLCDMAHASRNSREQLRAHGGLDVYLSLLEDDLWSVTALDSIAVCLAHDNDNRKVEQALLKKDAVQKLVKFFQCCPEQHFVHILEPFLKIITKSSRINTTLAVNGLTPLLIARLDHQDAIARLNLLKLIKAVYEHHPRPKQLIVENDLPHKLQNLIEERRDGQRSGGQVLVKQMATSLLKALHINTVL, from the exons ATGGCACCTGAG GTAATTGAAATGTCAGGAGTTTGTGCTGCTTCTGACATATGGAGTGTTGGATGTACAGTGATTGAACTGCTTACATGCGTACCTCCATATTATGATCTACAACCTATGCCTGCTCTCTTTCGCATTGTACAA GATAAGCATCCTCCAATTCCGGATAGCCTATCACCAGACATCACTGATTTTTTACGCCAGTGCTTTAAGAAG GATGCTAGGCAAAGGCCTGATGCAAAAACTTTGCTTTCTCATCCTTGGATACAGAACTGTCGGCGAGCTTTACATTCTTCTCTTCGTCATAGTGGCACATTGAG AAACGTCCAACAAGATGGATCAATTGAAGcagaaatttctactggagaCAATCAAAACTCTTGCGAAAGCCCTTCGGCAGAGAAAAATGAAGTCGCTGATTCTGATTTTAAAGCT GATTCAAGGAAGGAGTTGTCGTCAGATGTCGCCACTGATGCGAGCAAGTCCCAAAAGCATTTTGCTTCAGGCCCTAATTTTGTTGAGGAAGGAGAAAGTCTAGAAGAAGATACCCTATTGGATCAAGTTCCTACCTTATCCATTCATGAAAATTCATCTCTTCTAACTGGTTCCGGCAGACTTGCTACCTCTGGGCCGACTGAGTTTCATGAATCTCATGGCAGAGCCCATGACGAAGTGATAATGAACGGCGAAGTTCCATTGACAGAATTAAGGAAAGATGCTTCTAGAAAACAGGGAGAGCAAGAAACTTCTACAACATCTGGAAGGAGATCATTTGGTTTTGAACCTGAAAGTCAGGATAATAGTTTTCAAAAG GTGTCAAAGATGTCGATTGCTTTGGGAGGAGATGAGCTGAGTAAATTTAGTGATACTCCTGGAGATGCTTCCTTAGATGATTTATTCCAACCTCTAGATAAGCACTCTGGGGATCAAGCTACTGGAGCATCAACATCTCTATCTATTCTACAATCAAACATGGGTAATGTGCCAGTAAATGATGTTGGGAAAAATGACCTGGCTACGAAGTTGAGGGCTACAATTGCTCAAAAACAAATGGAGAATGAAATGGGACAGGCAAGTGGTGGGGGTGACCTGCTTCGACTGGTGATGGGCGTTTTGAAGGATGATGATATTGATATTGATGGTTTG GTTTTTGATGAGAAGTTGCCTGGAGAAACCCTTTTTCCTTTGCAG GCTGTTGAATTCGGCAGATTAGTTGGGTCATTGAGACCTGATGAACCCGAAGATGTAATTGTATCTACCTGTCAAAAACTGATAGCTATCTTTCATCAAAGACCTGAGCAGAAAATTGTCTATGTTACACAGCATGGCCTACTCCCATTAACTGAATTGCTTGAAGTTCCTAAAACTCGT ATTATATGTTCGGTGCTCCAGCTTATAAATCAGATAGTTAAGGATAATGTTGACTTCCAAGAAAATGCCTGTCTTGTCGGTATG ATTCCTCTGGTAATGGGCTTTGCAGTCCCGGATCGTCCCCGAGAAGTTCGTATGGAAGCAGCTTATTTCTTTCAACAGCTTTGTCAATCAAG CTCTTTGACATTGCAAATGTTCGTCGCATGCCGTGGAATACCTGTATTAGTAAGCTTTTTAGAGGCCGATTATGCAAAGTACAG GGACATGGTTCACCTAGCCATTGATGGAATGTGGCAGATCTTTAAGCTCCAGCGTTCCACTCTTAGAAATGGTTTCTGTCGTATAGCAGCAAAAAGTGGAATTCTGCTTAGGCTTATTAACACCCTCTACAGCTTGAACGAGGCAACTCGCTTAGCTTCCATAACAGTTGGGGCGGGATATCCAGTTGATGGTTTAACTCAACGGCCACGATCTGGTCAACTAGATCCTAGCCACCCTATATTCAGTCAGTACGAGGCTTCATTCCCTATGCCTGATCAACCTGATCTTTTGAAGGTCAGGCATGGTATAGTTGATCATCATTCGTCTACTGGACCACCAGAACCTTCTAGGGCTTCAACTTCACATTCTCAAAGATCAGATACCAATCAATCTGATTACCGACACTTTCCCACAGAGACTGATAGGCCTGATAGGCCTCAATCTAGCAATGCCACAAATGAAGCCCTGGGATCTAAACCGTCAGAGCTTGCATCTTTGGATAAAGTTTTACATTTAGCAAGTAAGGAACCTTCTGGCTCGGCTTCCAAAGACCATGAAAATGCAGATAGATGGAGAACTGATAGAATGGCCAACTCTAATAGGACTTCCACAGATAGGCCTCCGAAATTTGTGGAACCTGCATCTAATGGATTTTCTACAACATTGGCGGCTACTCAGCAAGAGCAAGTTCGACCCCTTCTAAGTCTGTTGGACAAAGAGCCCCCGTCTCGACATTTTTCTGGTCAGCTCGAGTACATGCGCCAACTTTCTGGATTGGAGAGACATGAAACTATAATGCCTCTATTGCATGCATCAAATGAAAAGAAGATAAATGGGGAACCTGATTTCTTAATGGCAGAATTCGCAG AGGTCTCCCAACGCGGAAAAGACAATGGAAACCTTGACCCCGCTTCTAAGGTTTCTCTTAAAACGGCAGCAAAGAAGGTAGGGCCCCTGATTTCCAATGAAGGAGCTGCATCCACGTCTGGAATTGCTTCACAGACAGCTTCTGGGGTACTTTCAGGTTCGGGTGTATTAAATGCTAGACCAGGGAGTGCAACATCCTCTGGACTTCTTTCACACATGGTGTCAACTCTGAATGCTGATGTTGCGAGGGAATACCTGGCGAAGGTGGCTGATCTATTGCTTGAGTTTGCTCAGGCAGATACAACTGTGAAGTCATATATGTGCAGCCAAAGCTTACTTAATCGGCTTTTTCAAATGTTCAATAGGGTAGAGCCTTCAATTCTCTTGAAG atattgaagtgtataaatcATCTATCAACAGATCCAAATTGCTTAGAAAATCTTCAGCGAGCAGATGcaataaaatatttgattcCGAACCTTGAACTCAAAGAAGGGTCACTGGTGTCACAAATACATACTGAG GTCCTCAGTGCACTATTCAATTTGTGCAAGATAAATAAGAGGAGACAAGAATATGCAGCTGAAAATGGAATTATTCCACACTTAATGCATTTTATTATATCAGACTCTCCTCTGAAACAATATGCATTGCCTCTGCTGTGTGATATGGCCCATGCATCTCGTAATTCCAGGGAGCAGTTAAGAGCCCACGGCGGATTAGATGTGTACTTGAGCCTACTTGAAGATGACCTTTGGTCAGTCACGGCATTGGATTCTATTGCTGTTTGCTTGGCTCACGATAATGACAACCGAAAAGTTGAGCAAGCTTTGCTCAAAAAGGATGCAGTTCAGAAATTGGTTAAGTTTTTCCAGTGCTGTCCAGAACAACATTTTGTCCATATTTTGGAGCCGTTCTTGAAAATCATCAC GAAATCTTCTCGAATCAATACGACACTGGCTGTCAACGGATTGACCCCGTTGCTTATAGCAAGACTCGACCACCAAGATGCAATTGCTCGGCTTAATCTACTTAAACTGATAAAG GCGGTGTACGAGCATCATCCACGACCCAAGCAGTTGATTGTCGAGAATGATTTACCTCATAAACTTCAAAATTTGATTGAGGAACGTAGGGATGGACAACGATCTGGAGGGCAAGTGTTGGTAAAACAAATGGCAACATCTCTCCTTAAAGCTCTTCATATAAATACCGTTTTGTAA